One Gloeobacter morelensis MG652769 DNA window includes the following coding sequences:
- a CDS encoding peptide ABC transporter substrate-binding protein produces the protein MNAKPSRFLLALAALTLSGCASTDAGPLYFGKLVPPAENVLRVGNGAEPRSFDPHKSSGIPESHIFDNVHEGLTGYDPRTLAPRPALAVGWSADANAGVWTFTLRRNGRFSDDTPITARDFVWSWRRIVTPETASPYASFLYYVKNGQAIAEGKLPPEKLGVSAVDDYTLRVEMEKPTAFFIKMTPHYAFTVLPRHTIEKHSDRWTRPENFVGNGPFVIAAAVPYSQVVLKKNPLYWDSGRVRLDKVVLIPAQEESQNANLYRAGEIDAVFSNYLPAPFIRKLRTYRDFQGGAQFTNYYYSLNVKRGPLKDVRVRRALNLALDKKAIAERFIGRGEKPATTFVPPGVPGYLPPPGPGYDPATARRLLAEAGYPGGKGFPVLTLYYNTQENHRTVAQAVQRMWKEQLGIRIHLQNEEWQTFQARRERRDFDVARDSWVGDYIDPSTYLDLLSRDTLQNHPGWVDPKYTRLMNQANAEPDEQKRNRLLCAAEAYLIDQMPVIPVYFYALAYMKKPWVAGWYPNLLDQHPFKYVSIDRDWPQRRLARQP, from the coding sequence GTGAACGCCAAACCCTCTAGATTCCTGCTCGCCCTCGCAGCGCTCACCCTGTCCGGCTGCGCCTCCACTGACGCCGGGCCGTTGTACTTCGGCAAGCTCGTTCCGCCCGCCGAGAATGTGCTGCGGGTGGGCAACGGCGCTGAACCGCGCTCGTTCGACCCGCACAAATCCTCCGGCATCCCCGAATCGCATATCTTCGACAACGTCCACGAGGGCCTCACCGGCTACGATCCGCGCACCCTGGCGCCGCGGCCGGCCCTGGCGGTGGGCTGGAGTGCGGACGCGAACGCCGGGGTCTGGACGTTTACCCTGCGGCGCAACGGCCGATTTAGCGACGATACGCCGATTACCGCCCGCGACTTTGTCTGGAGCTGGCGGCGGATCGTCACCCCCGAGACCGCCTCGCCCTACGCGAGTTTTCTCTACTACGTCAAAAATGGCCAGGCCATCGCCGAGGGCAAGCTCCCCCCTGAAAAGCTTGGGGTGAGCGCCGTGGACGACTACACGCTGCGCGTCGAGATGGAGAAGCCCACGGCCTTTTTTATCAAGATGACGCCCCACTACGCCTTTACCGTCCTGCCGCGCCATACCATCGAAAAGCACAGCGATCGCTGGACGCGCCCGGAAAACTTTGTCGGCAATGGCCCGTTTGTGATCGCCGCGGCGGTGCCCTACAGCCAGGTGGTGCTCAAAAAAAATCCCCTCTACTGGGATAGCGGTCGGGTCAGGCTCGACAAAGTGGTGCTGATCCCCGCCCAGGAGGAGTCCCAGAACGCCAATCTCTACCGCGCCGGTGAGATCGATGCGGTCTTCAGCAACTATCTGCCGGCGCCGTTCATCCGCAAACTGCGCACCTACCGGGACTTTCAAGGCGGCGCCCAATTTACCAATTACTATTACAGCCTCAACGTCAAACGCGGTCCGCTCAAGGACGTGCGGGTTCGCCGCGCCCTCAATCTGGCTCTTGACAAAAAAGCAATTGCCGAGCGCTTCATCGGGCGCGGCGAGAAACCGGCTACCACCTTTGTGCCTCCCGGTGTACCGGGCTACCTGCCGCCCCCCGGCCCCGGCTACGACCCCGCAACAGCGCGCCGTTTGCTTGCCGAGGCGGGCTATCCGGGCGGCAAGGGTTTTCCTGTTTTGACGCTCTATTACAATACCCAGGAGAACCACCGCACGGTGGCCCAGGCCGTCCAGCGGATGTGGAAGGAACAATTGGGCATCCGCATCCATCTGCAAAACGAAGAGTGGCAGACTTTCCAGGCCCGCCGCGAGCGGCGCGACTTCGATGTGGCTCGCGACTCGTGGGTAGGCGATTATATCGACCCGAGCACGTATCTCGACTTGTTGTCCCGCGATACCCTCCAGAACCACCCCGGCTGGGTGGACCCGAAGTACACCCGCCTGATGAACCAGGCGAACGCCGAACCGGACGAACAAAAGCGCAACCGCCTGCTGTGCGCAGCCGAAGCCTACCTGATCGATCAGATGCCCGTGATCCCCGTGTATTTCTATGCCCTGGCCTATATGAAAAAGCCCTGGGTGGCAGGCTGGTACCCCAACTTGCTCGATCAGCACCCCTTCAAGTACGTTTCGATTGACCGCGACTGGCCCCAGCGCCGCCTTGCCCGCCAACCCTAG
- a CDS encoding cyanophycinase, with amino-acid sequence MVQPLPTIDAHTHALNQGSPLIIIGGAEDKEREKSILKAFLAWAGGSEARLLLVPSASSMPEILAEVYRLLFVQLGAASVEVLNITNRYEAELDENVARLHNSTGLFMTGGDQVRLCKLVAGTALARAMQLASTAGRLVIAGTSAGASAMGECMIARGYSGEPPKRNIVELSEGLGLLKDVIVDQHFHNRNRLPRLMTAVASQPHCIGVGIDENTAVVLHGDGILEVLGEGTVTVVDGSELVYNTINDIQSYQPLSVGNFRIAVMAQGLRYNLRERQTL; translated from the coding sequence TTGGTTCAGCCGTTGCCGACGATCGACGCGCACACGCATGCCCTCAATCAGGGCAGCCCACTGATCATCATTGGTGGTGCAGAGGACAAAGAGCGCGAAAAAAGTATTCTTAAAGCCTTCCTGGCCTGGGCCGGCGGCTCCGAGGCGAGGTTGCTCCTCGTGCCGAGCGCTTCGAGCATGCCGGAAATTCTGGCGGAGGTCTACCGGCTGTTATTCGTGCAGCTGGGGGCGGCTTCGGTGGAGGTGCTCAACATCACCAACCGCTACGAAGCCGAACTGGACGAAAACGTGGCGCGACTGCACAACAGCACGGGACTCTTTATGACTGGCGGCGATCAGGTGCGCCTGTGCAAGCTTGTCGCCGGAACGGCCCTGGCCCGCGCCATGCAACTAGCTTCAACCGCCGGGCGGCTGGTGATTGCGGGCACCAGCGCCGGGGCGTCGGCCATGGGCGAGTGCATGATCGCCCGCGGTTACAGCGGTGAGCCGCCCAAGCGCAACATCGTGGAACTTTCCGAGGGACTCGGCCTTCTTAAAGATGTGATCGTCGATCAACACTTTCACAACCGCAACCGCCTACCCAGGCTGATGACCGCGGTGGCCTCCCAACCCCACTGCATCGGCGTCGGCATCGATGAGAATACCGCCGTGGTGCTGCACGGCGACGGCATCCTGGAGGTACTCGGCGAGGGGACCGTCACTGTAGTAGACGGCAGCGAACTGGTCTACAACACGATCAACGACATCCAGTCCTACCAGCCGCTCAGCGTCGGAAATTTCCGCATCGCGGTGATGGCCCAGGGACTGCGCTACAACCTCCGTGAACGCCAAACCCTCTAG
- a CDS encoding response regulator transcription factor, whose translation MDATMRHQTVLVVDDAELIRETVGMALGEEGYSVVLAEDGRQALDLVRNSDKVDLIVLDLMLPHLNGLDLCRLLRREGNAVPILMLTAKGTETDRVVGLEVGADDYLPKPFGMRELIARCRAVLRRHTRTQTQDNSAILRCGELCMNTQECRVRVRDVEVDLSPKEFRLLELFMRNPRRVWSREQLIERVWGPDFMGDSKTVDVHIRWLREKLEADPSHPEYLVTVRGFGYRFG comes from the coding sequence ATGGATGCAACGATGCGCCACCAGACGGTACTGGTGGTCGACGACGCCGAACTCATCCGCGAGACCGTGGGCATGGCCCTTGGCGAGGAAGGCTACAGCGTTGTGCTGGCCGAGGACGGCCGCCAGGCGCTCGATTTGGTCCGCAACTCCGACAAAGTCGATTTGATCGTGCTCGACCTAATGTTGCCCCATCTCAACGGCCTCGATCTGTGCCGTTTGCTGCGCCGCGAGGGCAATGCCGTGCCGATTTTGATGCTCACCGCCAAGGGCACCGAGACCGACCGGGTCGTGGGCCTCGAAGTGGGTGCCGACGACTATCTGCCCAAGCCTTTTGGGATGCGCGAACTGATCGCCCGCTGCCGGGCGGTGCTGCGCCGCCACACCCGTACCCAGACCCAGGACAATAGCGCTATCCTGCGCTGCGGCGAGCTGTGCATGAACACACAGGAATGCCGGGTGCGGGTGCGCGATGTCGAAGTGGATCTTTCTCCCAAAGAATTTCGTCTGCTGGAACTGTTCATGCGCAACCCGCGCCGGGTGTGGTCGCGCGAGCAGCTCATCGAGCGCGTCTGGGGACCGGATTTTATGGGCGACAGCAAAACCGTCGATGTCCATATCCGCTGGCTGCGCGAAAAACTCGAAGCCGATCCCAGCCACCCTGAATATCTGGTAACGGTGCGGGGCTTCGGCTACCGCTTCGGCTAG
- a CDS encoding PD-(D/E)XK nuclease family protein, whose protein sequence is MSLPLSASRLVRYATCPRAYAWKYRYHYPEPGGGGRRQRLGILLHATIARFWQDWLARRGDRSLGHLERLWRQGGGELDRPEQTSGWSALESYYLQEVRRPELPRPFASEGRLRHSLVLDRVDVQFESRYDLLLWGDPDRRGVASIDLVEFKTARQVRSLSQLEADLQLSCYILGIGAQYGQTLRTVSHYYLLSGEKLTFGVQPHHQRYALQTAQRLVANLLDGGDWEPEPGSHCRRCGYRSQCDLSNPRQLPPESASYARPEQPLVLTLF, encoded by the coding sequence ATGAGCTTGCCGCTATCCGCCTCGCGCCTGGTCCGCTACGCCACCTGCCCGCGCGCCTACGCCTGGAAGTACCGCTATCACTATCCGGAGCCGGGGGGCGGCGGGCGGCGGCAGCGGCTGGGCATTCTGCTGCACGCGACGATCGCCCGCTTCTGGCAGGACTGGCTTGCCAGGCGGGGAGATCGCTCGCTCGGGCACCTGGAGCGGTTGTGGCGCCAGGGTGGGGGCGAGTTGGATAGGCCCGAGCAGACGAGTGGCTGGAGTGCCCTGGAAAGCTATTACCTGCAGGAGGTGCGCCGTCCGGAGCTGCCCAGACCCTTTGCCAGTGAAGGCCGACTGCGCCACAGCCTGGTGCTCGATCGGGTGGATGTGCAGTTCGAATCGCGCTACGACCTGCTTTTGTGGGGCGATCCCGACCGCCGGGGGGTAGCAAGTATCGATCTGGTCGAATTCAAGACCGCTCGCCAGGTGCGCTCGCTCAGCCAGCTGGAGGCGGACCTGCAGCTATCCTGCTACATCCTGGGCATTGGCGCCCAGTACGGACAGACATTGCGCACGGTGAGCCATTACTACTTACTGAGCGGCGAGAAGCTGACTTTTGGAGTGCAGCCCCACCATCAGCGCTATGCCCTGCAGACAGCCCAGCGGCTGGTGGCCAATTTGCTGGACGGCGGCGACTGGGAGCCCGAGCCCGGCAGTCACTGTCGCCGCTGCGGCTACCGTTCCCAGTGCGATCTGTCCAATCCCCGCCAGTTGCCCCCCGAGAGCGCCAGCTACGCCCGGCCCGAGCAACCGCTCGTCCTGACTTTGTTTTAA
- a CDS encoding AI-2E family transporter: MTRQQWVVVVVGLLLVWGALLVLGNFWVAIAWAAVLAWVSWPIYRWLCALLGGRETLAALGITLLLTLLVIVPVVLVVSGLFGEAVRVSRLVGEQRLLDPGALGGVLVQLQQWANDLPLVGGLLERRLEQLSVSQVRDWLVGAVKQLLALVFGLGSAAGLALGSTLLTILFLFFMYTGGPGLVRLTRRILGALGGETLTALLVPLGLTVRSVFLGLVVTAAVQGGLAGLGLWVAGIAFPLLFGVLVALLALLQAPVLLVLLPCVLYLAAIGQGWQSVALLAWSVLVVGSIDNVIKPLFISKGSGLPFVLVFLGVLGGLFAFGTIGIILGPAIFALLLVLVRQLPDPGQASAVPSGPAVSAVSEDLARQ; this comes from the coding sequence GTGACTAGGCAACAGTGGGTTGTCGTCGTGGTGGGCCTCTTGCTGGTCTGGGGGGCCTTGCTGGTCCTGGGCAATTTTTGGGTGGCAATCGCCTGGGCGGCGGTTCTCGCGTGGGTGAGCTGGCCGATTTACAGGTGGCTGTGCGCGCTTCTCGGCGGTCGCGAGACCCTGGCGGCCCTGGGGATCACGCTGCTGTTGACGCTGCTGGTGATTGTGCCGGTGGTGCTGGTGGTGAGCGGTTTATTTGGCGAAGCGGTGCGGGTGAGTCGGCTGGTGGGCGAACAGCGCCTGTTGGATCCCGGCGCGCTGGGGGGCGTCCTTGTGCAACTGCAGCAGTGGGCGAACGATCTTCCGCTGGTCGGAGGACTGCTCGAGCGCAGGCTCGAGCAACTCAGTGTGTCGCAGGTGCGCGACTGGCTTGTGGGCGCGGTGAAGCAACTGCTTGCCCTGGTGTTTGGGCTCGGCTCCGCCGCCGGCTTGGCGCTAGGCTCGACATTGCTCACGATCCTGTTCTTGTTTTTTATGTACACGGGTGGCCCGGGCCTGGTGCGCCTGACACGCCGGATTCTCGGTGCCCTTGGCGGCGAAACGCTCACTGCGCTGCTGGTGCCGTTGGGCCTGACGGTGCGCTCGGTTTTTCTGGGGTTGGTGGTGACGGCGGCGGTGCAGGGGGGGCTGGCGGGTCTCGGCCTGTGGGTGGCTGGGATCGCTTTTCCGTTGCTGTTTGGAGTGCTGGTCGCCCTGCTCGCTTTGCTGCAGGCGCCGGTACTGCTGGTGCTGCTGCCCTGCGTGCTGTATCTGGCGGCCATCGGCCAGGGCTGGCAGAGCGTCGCCCTTTTGGCCTGGAGCGTGCTCGTGGTCGGGTCGATCGACAATGTCATCAAACCGCTATTTATCAGCAAGGGTTCGGGCCTGCCGTTTGTGCTCGTCTTTTTGGGGGTGCTCGGGGGATTGTTTGCCTTCGGAACGATCGGCATTATCCTGGGGCCTGCGATTTTTGCTTTGCTGCTGGTACTGGTGCGCCAACTGCCTGATCCCGGGCAGGCGAGCGCCGTGCCGTCCGGTCCGGCGGTTTCTGCAGTGTCTGAGGATCTGGCGCGCCAGTGA